A stretch of DNA from Montipora capricornis isolate CH-2021 chromosome 1, ASM3666992v2, whole genome shotgun sequence:
ccagacccttgggtcgacccgaggctctggtgacgagaatgagaAAAGCCTTTTTGGGGCGagaataaagtatgtatgtatgaataaCTGCTGAATTTGCAAAACTCATTTAATTACCTACGGCTCATTTATAATTTAAAACTtgaatctttgcttttcttgaCATCCTCCTTAATTATTGGGCGCTAACTGCATGTAGGGTTATGTCTTACCTGATCCTCCAGTATTTTACGCTGCTCCGTTAAGTACTTTGCAAGTCGTATTGCCCTTTTCAAAGTGCTCTTGCTTACTTTTAAACTTGGTAGTGACGCCGCTTCCCTGTTGATTATTGGTCGTACGACAACGATGGGCGGTCACGTTCttgaggccctgttaggggggGTGCCCAATTGTCCTCCGTCTGAATTTCACAGCTATGTCGCAATTTCGGAACATTCTTGTGTCGCCTGTTGgaatttcattaataaattttagctCGTTGCCCCTATGACAATCCCCATTTGCTGGAACAATGCCAACGGAACATACGGCCTCTGTCTTTAGTACTTTTAATCCCAAGGTTTTGAgaccttttttaatgtttaatacctattcagactacttggaatagttgttgaagtcaatgaaattccatCTAGTAAACTATACAAGTGAATAAAGGCCTAATCTGGCAAATGAAAGCAATCGAGCTATAATAGCGTTTCTACAATTCTGGTAGTGCAAGAGTCTAATGTTTCTTCCGAGTTCAACTCTGATTTAGTTGTCAGACTGTGCTTTTCTGTAACTATAACAACCCAGGAGGAAGGACATTATCGACCATTCATTATCCGCAAGGCATGCGTTTACAAAAGGTCTGtgaaaaatcatagttagtagaggggactggttatgaaactcggcaaacttcaaagggttaaacaataGCGCGGTCTCTGATGTTGAACAGACCCGTCACGTGACTCTGACCGTGCACAAGTTCGGCACTCCGATGACTCGCTTATGACTCCGATAGTGATGTATTTCAATAACTGGCTTACGATTTGGAACACCGAGATGAACGCgatcaatagagaaaaaagtatcTCTCTGACAGACTGATGGAGTGCGCACGTGGGTCATGCAGGGAGAACATGATACGCAAAGCAGAAAACTGAGTCCTCAAAGGGAGTGATGCACTGAATACGTCAATCACATGAAATGAAGAATcaaaacagcagtaaaatgaGATGTATTTCTGTTCGCCTTTATTGGACCCTTATTAGCCATAATTGGCcattattgttaacaatgatcattattaagtaattaCGACGAATTGTGTACGCGCAAATGTTCCGCAGTCCGCAGAACATTCACAATTCTGAAATTTGCTGTCGGTCAGTCTTGACATTTGTGTCGCTTTCGCTAATTCGCTGTAATAGTCTGTCGGTCGTCGCCAGTTCGTGGCTATCATGTCGCCGGTTCAAAGCCATGTCGCTTGTTGGAATttacccctaacagggcctcgtTCTTTATTGCTCTCCAAGATATCCGTGTAAAACCTTCCATTGGGTGCCTGTTCTTCTGACTCTGTGCTTGTCACTTAATTTGGTGATTTGGAATCCATCCAACTCAATATGCTTAAGAAATTCGTTCCCTGTGACACGTCAATTTAAGATAAATGCAAGTTTTGATGTCGACTCTCGAGCCAAACGTTACCTGAGTTCTCGTGTTCTTTATACATCCAAAGgcacaagttttttttaaatttccaaaGAAAGCTGATTATCTGCGACGATATAGCTGAAAATCCTGGCCCACGGAAAAGGACTGGAAACGAAGTCATATTACCCCTGTCTATAAGAAAGATGATGCGGCCCTATGACCCATTGGGAGCAATAAGGACTAATATATAAGAAAGATGATGCCTCATCTGTAAAGAACTACAGACCAATCAGCATTCTGTCTACCATCCCAAAGTTATTAGAAAAAGTTATGTACGACCAACTTTATGATGCTTTCAAGTCCGAATTTTCCTTAAATATGTCTGGGTTTCTGAGAGGTCATTCTTGTTGTACGGCTTTACTTAAGATGGTGGATGACTGGAGACTGGCTCTTGACTCCAAGAAAATAACTGGATCTATTGCTATTGATCTTTCTAAAGCATTCGACTCGATCTGCCACAATCTACTTCTGGCTAAACTGCGAGCCTATGGTCTTAACGATGATGCTATTGCTTTCTTACAATCATACTTGACTGATCGTCAGCAAAGGGTCACGTTTCATGGGAAATTTTGCGAATGGTGTCCAGTCAAATGCGGCGTACCTCAAGGTAGTCTACTTGGCCCTCTGTTATTCAACATTTTTCTAAACGACCTAAACTTTGCCGGAAAAATCTCATCTTTGCGTCTATATGCTGACGATACTGCAACTTACGGATCTGATCGTGATATCGTCACCTTAGAAATCTCTTTAAACCAGGACCTTAACATTCTGGTCTCCTGGTTTTCTCAGAATTATCTGATTGTCAACAGTATCAAAACTCAAGGTATGGTACTTGGTAGTCACACTCATGTACCCGAATTCTTCTTCCGTGAAACCAAGGTGGAATTggcaggcttctcgacgcaatagaaatttacgcttatcactgcgagacaacatggtttcatttgatttcatacccgcagtgcaatatatgatgtatttcatacatatctttcactcataattacttatcacgggaagttgtgaactcagaagtgaccagctcccaacgtcagtggctttatagctcagttggttagagcatcgcaccggtattgcgaggtcgcgggttctaatcccattgaagtcctgaaaacttttcaggcttctcgacgcaatagaaatttgctctcatcactgcgagacaacatggtttcatttgatttcatacccgcagtgcaatatatgatgtatttcatacaTATCTTTAAGTTTAGTGACTTCACTCGTGACCAGAAGGCTTTTGACTTCAGCAAATTAGGGCCCAGCTGTCATTGTAACTCTTGTATATAGTTTCATTTCTATTTTTctaattgtacatgtaattcttaCCCTGTCCTATTATCTtaagtaatttttatatttcaatTTGATTCTATTTCCACATTTCTTGTTCTGTTcttgatatatttttaatatatttcatatGGTTTTACTCATAGATAGTTTTATAGTCTTACGTTTAAAACATGAGCCTCTGACTCGGGCAACTGGGCAATCATGCCCCACGTATGACAATAAACTTCATTGAACTTGATTGTTCAGTCGTTTTCCAATCTGGTCAAAGACCACATGGAGAACCGCAGCCAATCGAAGCACGTGTCTGTCCTCTTTAGACACGTCTTCATCGGCGCGGTTCTCTTTCCACTGCTTATTCAGAGTGGacgccatttcatcattgaacgCCTCGAACAATTTGTTTCCTCGCTCGTCTAGTTCTAGGGAAAACACATCGTTCTCTGGATGACAGTTAGACCTTTTCCATGCTTTTCAGAGGATAAGCAGCAAGATTTCAAAGCGCCATTCCTTGTATTGGAGATGCCTTCAAGATCTACGTCTAATGTTCAGAGATCCTACGGACCTAGGGGAGATACTTACTAAAGAAACACCTGACAGCGAGGTACTTATTAAAGATGCAAAAATGTTCTTGAAGAAATGGCAAAATGTCAAAGACGTCAGCGGCAGTCAAGTATTATCTGAACAAGCAGTGAAGGAGGTGAAGAAAATCATGGAACATATGACGAAGGGATGCTTGTCTGGTATGTAAAAATGTAGATCACTGCACTTCTTTCTTTTCTACGGGCGGCAATTAACACAAACGATTTTGAAATTACTATTACTGCAGGGACGTAGTGAAAGATCTTATACACAAACTCTGCTGCAAGTGCGTTCTTGAATTCTACCCTGGTCACATCCTGTGCCAGTCACGGTTGCACTTCTGAACGTAGCAGCTCTCAGTTCGTAAAGACCACAGAATATCCTTCTTTGATAAGGATGCttgaaattattgttttcattgttatcAATTCTTCCAAAGAATACGAAAGATAAGCAAGATAAGTAACTTTCATCTAACAacagtaggcgccgtccttaacaACTTCGTCTCCAGGCCGCTTTTTTAGGGAAAAACACCCTGGGGACGAGGGTTCACTCCAAAATGACCCCAATAACTACCATCGGATCCGGGTCATACAGAGGCGTCAGGCTGTTTTTCCGTTCCTGCTTGcacattagggagttttagcaaagacgacggctacggccacggcaacgccacaaagcaagaatgttattggttgaaaaaggaaaaatgctcgtgctgcacgtgcaacacgaatttccatgcatttctttgccgtactccacaaaacaacaaagtgaaatcaccaaattttaggttttgacgacaacgtaggcaataacaatgaaaaagtcattttcagttttgactttaaacCGTTCATACCCATCCATTTACAGGacagttcgcctgtattgtacaatgtcaacaagacggattaatcgtgaaatacttgcgatagcgctaagttatattttggactaacgttttcgttgctgtagccgtcgtctttgctaaaactccctagtAAGGTGTCCCCAGCCTTGATTTTCATTATGGCTGTGTGTCTTCTCTTATCAGCGTATTGCTTTATTTtctgtgtttgttttctgtCAACGATGGCGGATCATCATGTTGTCGGAATATTTAGGTAGTCCCTTAACCTTAGGAAATTTTCCCCGTAGTTCCTTTCCGAACATGAGTGTATTCGGGCTGATTCCAGTGGTTTCATGTTCAGTTGCACTGTATGCCCAGACTCCCCTGCACACACCATCCCTCACCGCGTTCCCTTCCAATGCAGCCATCCTAGCGGTCTTTTTTGTCCTCTGCATAAATCTTTCTACGTCGTCGTAGGCCTCGACGCATCCGGGTGTCACTTTCAGGTGCTTGAATCCCTCTTCTTTCGCGTATTCTTCAAAATCATGGCTGTTGAAGGGTGGTCGGTTATCCGATTTTAACCTCCTTTGGCTGACCACATTTGTTGAACACCCTTCTGAATACCGGGATTGTTGCCTTTTTGCTAGTGGACACTACAGATTCAACAAGGGAGTATCTTGCGTATTGGCATGGCAGTAGAATACGAGGGCGAAGTCTCCGCTTGCCATAGGCCCGCAAAAATCTACGCTGACCTTATCCCACGATCCTTCTTGTAGCACTGTCATCTTCAGTAGCTCACGATGTGTTTGCGGCGTGTTAGATTGGCAGGCGATACAATTGGATACAAGCTCGCTAGTCCATTACCGGAAACCATGCATGTGCTCTCAAACGCTGTTTTGTTCGAACCTGCCCTTGGAGTCCCTCTTTTACAATCTCCATCATCCTCTGTCGGAGTTTTGCAGGCACAACAATCCGGTCCCCTCTCAGGGTAATCCTGTCTATTGTGGCGATTTCGTCTTAGGTTTGTGGTCGGTGACGATCTTAAAGCGTCTTCCGTACAGCAAGAGATGAAATTTCTTGCAACCAAAATCAAAGGTTTTAGTTCAATCTGGATGTACCGTTTCTCCGGGTCTGTGAGGCTTCGACCAGGATACTGAACCACTCTTGCTTCTGCGTAAGTGTTGCGGCCAATCCCACAGGGAACCCATCAATGTGGAGATCGTGTTCCGCCTGAGGATGAAAATATGCTTGGACTATGTCACTACTAAGCATGTTCTTGATTTCCTTGAATGCTTCGGAGTGTCCCTGCCTCCACTCGAATTTTCTGGTCACTAGTTCACCAAGTTTACAGGCTGCTTTCTGACCGTACAGAGAAATGAGTCAGTTAAGTTCTGCTGTATTTCTATGGCGTACGGcagatttacatacatacatacacgtATTGAGTACTTCCTGTTAATGGAATAATGGGGATTTACCGCTGGATGGGTCGTATTTTCTCTGTAtactggattgactataatggggttgcattatcaacagagttgcctacagagttactagaatggggtcgAAAATTGTCGGTATTTTGGGGGTAAGAACgttctggctagtgggatttaaaaTTTCTTCATTTAGTGCACCAAATGTGTCACTTCATTCTAAGATGATATTTATATAAGGTTTATGcataaaaagaaagagactaAGTTGGGGTCCCTTAAATAACATTTACCCAAAGGTGACTAAggtctataattggccataaaatagactatttaaacaatagagtgtttctgtcgaggaactatcgggtgatagttgccccgcggaaatttgatgttcttaaaacaaatatttgcccgagaagcgaagcttcgagggcaaatatgctagttttaagaacatcaaatttccaaggggcagctatcagaccgatagttccgagacataaacactctattgtctttattgttcactactaaattttcttccgcgcgccagctcaaaaatcatgttgaattattttcaactttattagacgaaagccgtgtcagccaatgtaaaatttgaaaaagaaaacaaacaaaaaccctcttaatacaatttcgattgtttattttccataaggccgcttgtttacagaggtattttcagcggacgactactatccatccgggtattttcctcggacgggcactatgggctgatagtgtctctccgcggacgaacactatcgcgtcacgtgatcaatttaaaccaataagaatcggagaaaatttagtggtgaactataaaaAGGAGtaggggttctgagaggccaCATAGTACCCAACGATGATAATTGACCTGACTGATGAAAACAACTCGAAGCTGTCTTATATCTAGTTGTATGCATATTGTAACTAAGACACTGATTTATGTATACCCCAAGATCCTTTGCTACTAGAACTGTCGAAATAGTTTTATCTTGTACTGCAAAGAGATATAGATGGCAACTGATTGGTAAGGTGGGGTAAACCGACAACTCATAGCTTAATTGTGTCAGGATTGTTCACAGTTGAGATAGTATTGGCTGAATCTGAGGCTTGAAACTTAAAATATATTTGACAGCCATCAACATACATTTTGGCCCTACTATTACTAATTTCATTAATAAGATCATCAACATATATAGATACTAGTCAATGAAATTGGACCCAGAATTGAACCCTTGGGTACTCCATGTTCTATGGGGAGTATTTCTTAAATAGAATCTTCATAGTGAACCCTCTGCTTTCTAAATGAAAGACAGCTAGAAAACCAGGAAGCTGCAGACTGCATCAAGCCAAGTCTACGGGACTTATTCAAGAGACGATTGTGGTCCAAGCTATCAAATGTTTTTGGCATAtccaataattaataataacaggGATACCGTTTTTTCGTCAATTGCTTTCAAAAGTTGATCAGTGACATAGACAAGGGCATTTTCAGTTGAGTTGTGTTTCTGATTGCCACTTTGATgaattgacaatttttgtttcttgttaaaatataaaaaaattgtaGGGATGGCAGAGTGGTGAaggcactcgcctcccaccagtgtggcccgggttcgattcctaggtgcggcgtcatatgtgggttgagtttgttggtcctcTACTCTCCACCGACAGggtttttctcctctcctcaaaaccaacaCTGATTTATTTTGATGTgagttaatttgttaatttcagtttacagtgtccccaattagtgctccagcgctagaacgactagacacttaaataaagttcctttcctttccttgaaaAAGTGATACTGTTAGCCATTTCGGCGTAATTTGCCTTGAgttaaccgcgcaccggtggctcagttggttgagcaccgggctgccacgcgg
This window harbors:
- the LOC138039781 gene encoding MOB-like protein phocein isoform X1 encodes the protein MTPITRRNRRGTKASDMYGWPDEPFQEMDSTLAVQQYIQQQIRADFTNIGAILGSPEGQDEGVWKYEQFCMELNGLAVRLQRISSKISKRHSLYWRCLQDLRLMFRDPTDLGEILTKETPDSEVLIKDAKMFLKKWQNVKDVSGSQVLSEQAVKEVKKIMEHMTKGCLSGC
- the LOC138039781 gene encoding MOB-like protein phocein isoform X2 encodes the protein MAGQMNHFKKWIVHSLFNRSLPHSTYIQQQIRADFTNIGAILGSPEGQDEGVWKYEQFCMELNGLAVRLQRISSKISKRHSLYWRCLQDLRLMFRDPTDLGEILTKETPDSEVLIKDAKMFLKKWQNVKDVSGSQVLSEQAVKEVKKIMEHMTKGCLSGC